One window of the Pyrus communis chromosome 17, drPyrComm1.1, whole genome shotgun sequence genome contains the following:
- the LOC137721786 gene encoding pre-mRNA-splicing factor 38-like, translated as MANRTDPSAKSIRGTNPQNLVEKIVRTKIYQNTYWKEQCFGLTAETLVDKAMELDHIGGTFGGNRKPTPFMCLVMKMLQIQPEKEIVIEFIKNDDYKYVRILGAFYLRLTGTDTDVYQYLEPLYNDYRKLRRKLPDGNFTLTHVDEVIDELLTKDYSCDIAMPRIKKRWTLEATGSLELRKSALEEDFEEEEEKEENDQVDGMDEDVHDRDYYHGRSPARERERDRRRDSHRYRDRDYDRDHDRDRDYDRERGRGRDRDRDRDRDRDRDHYRLRDEKDYGRDRDRDRERDRDRRERDRGRRRSRSRSRSHSRDRDGGDRDHKRHARSISPRRPDREELKKKKEKKKEKKDDGTDHPDPEIAEANRLRASLGLKPLK; from the exons ATGGCGAACCGTACGGACCCGTCGGCGAAGAGCATAAGGGGGACGAACCCGCAGAACCTGGTGGAGAAGATCGTACGGACGAAGATATACCAGAACACGTACTGGAAGGAGCAGTGCTTCGGGTTGACGGCCGAAACCCTAGTCGACAAAGCCATGGAGCTCGACCACATCGGCGGCACCTTCGGCGGTAACCGGAAGCCCACGCCTTTCATGTGCCTCGTCATGAAGATGCTTCAGATCCAGCCGGAGAAGGAGATCGTTATCGAGTTCATAAAAAATGACGATTACAA ATACGTCCGGATACTCGGTGCATTTTATTTGCGGCTTACGGGAACTGATACTGATGTCTATCAGTACCTAGAGCCTTTGTATAATGACTATCGGAAGTTGAGGAGGAAACTGCCCGATGGGA ATTTTACGTTGACGCATGTGGATGAGGTTATTGATGAACTTCTCACAAAGGATTACTCATGTGACATTGCAATGCCACGAATTAAAAAAAG ATGGACTCTTGAAGCAACTGGTTCATTGGAACTCAGGAAAAGTGCTTTGGAGGAGGactttgaggaggaggaagagaaagaggagaatgATCAAgttgatggaatggatgaagATGTCCATGATAGGGATTATTATCATGGCCGAAGCCCTGccagggaaagggaaagggatagaAGACGAGACAGTCACAGATAcag GGACCGAGATTATGACAGAGACCATGATAGAGATAGAGACTATGACAGGGAACGTGGACGTGGGCGTGATAGAGATAGGGACAGGGACAGGGATAGGGATAGGGACCATTATCGGCTAAGAGATGAAAAGGATTATGGTCGTGATAGGGATAGGGATCGGGAAAGGGATCGGGACAGGCGAGAAAGGGATCGTGGCAGGAGGAGGAGCCGTTCAAGGAGCAGAAGTCACAGTAGAGATCGTGATGGTGGGGATAGAGATCACAAGAGACACGCCCGCAGCATTAGTCCCAGAAGACCTGATCGGGAGgagctgaagaagaagaaagaaaagaagaaggagaagaaggatgATGGCACAGACCATCCGGATCCAGAGATTGCTGAAGCAAACAGACTC